From the genome of Desulfovibrio gilichinskyi, one region includes:
- a CDS encoding aldose epimerase family protein: MSHTKKSWSVTPQGEQVYLHTISNDSGFQAGIATYGATLVELKVPVSNGQTVDAVLGFDDLTGYLNDPHYIGATVGRVAGRISHGSFELDGEKYFLDKNEGDNQLHGGKFGFNSRIWTECQAENPEPHTISLCYESPDGEGGYPGNLQVTVTYSLIENGLRIAYRAVTGKPTPINMTAHPYFNLNGDGKDTGEHEVKIFSDKTLFFDDEILPNGETLDVSGTEADYTDFCPINGPATDSQIETAPLKHDRFYILNLSEMEMPVAAVVRSDASGMELEIATTQSGLQFYSADYIGAGTKGKLGCEYGPRSGFCLEPEGYPDAVNRPEFPSVILRPGEVYNHVTEYRFREFNKRD, translated from the coding sequence ATGAGTCATACGAAAAAAAGCTGGTCCGTAACACCTCAAGGGGAACAGGTTTATCTTCATACTATAAGCAATGACTCAGGTTTTCAGGCCGGCATTGCAACGTATGGAGCGACTCTGGTTGAGCTTAAGGTTCCCGTTTCTAACGGGCAGACAGTGGACGCTGTTCTGGGTTTTGATGATCTGACAGGTTATTTGAACGATCCTCATTATATAGGGGCTACAGTAGGACGGGTTGCCGGTAGAATCTCACACGGATCTTTTGAGCTGGATGGCGAAAAATATTTTCTGGATAAAAATGAAGGTGATAATCAGCTGCACGGCGGTAAATTTGGATTTAACAGCCGTATCTGGACTGAATGTCAGGCAGAAAATCCGGAACCTCATACAATCAGTCTTTGCTATGAAAGCCCTGACGGAGAGGGTGGTTACCCGGGAAATCTACAGGTAACTGTAACTTATTCTTTGATTGAGAATGGACTTCGCATTGCTTACAGAGCCGTGACTGGTAAGCCTACCCCCATAAATATGACGGCCCATCCTTACTTTAATCTTAACGGTGACGGCAAAGATACAGGTGAGCACGAGGTCAAGATTTTTTCTGATAAAACTTTGTTTTTTGATGATGAGATTCTTCCGAATGGCGAGACTCTTGATGTGTCAGGAACCGAAGCTGATTATACTGATTTTTGTCCGATAAACGGTCCGGCAACAGATTCTCAAATTGAAACAGCTCCTTTGAAACATGACCGTTTTTATATTTTGAATTTGAGTGAAATGGAAATGCCGGTAGCGGCTGTGGTCAGAAGCGATGCTTCGGGGATGGAGCTTGAAATAGCAACAACACAGTCCGGCTTACAGTTTTATTCTGCCGATTATATTGGAGCGGGAACTAAGGGGAAACTTGGATGCGAGTATGGTCCTCGCTCAGGGTTTTGTCTTGAGCCGGAAGGATATCCTGACGCTGTTAACAGACCGGAGTTTCCGTCGGTTATTTTACGTCCCGGAGAAGTCTATAACCATGTGACAGAGTATAGATTTCGTGAATTTAATAAGCGTGACTAA
- a CDS encoding ABC transporter ATP-binding protein — MANVEIKGVIKRYGSVEVIHGVDLSVKENEFIVLVGPSGCGKSTLLRMVAGLETLSGGEISIGERVVNNVSPKDRNVAMVFQNYALYPHMTVRENMGFSLKMHKKSKEEINSRVMDAARILELEPYLERKPSELSGGQRQRVAMGRAMVRKPDVFLFDEPLSNLDAQLRTQMRMELRKMHLRLQTTTIYVTHDQIEAMTLADRIVVLKDGHIQQVGTPVEVFERPSNVFVAKFIGNPPMNILEGVCRVIDGKRFFVLGKTRFPIQDGTAEGLKDGSPVLAGLRPDSIKMGQNIERLPKDWWCHGEVVVSEILGAHSLLEIIIDGENELIAEVEGRVVAHPGEIVPIGFEFDRMVLFDPETKIALY, encoded by the coding sequence ATGGCAAATGTAGAAATTAAGGGCGTCATCAAGCGGTATGGTTCTGTGGAAGTCATCCACGGTGTGGATCTTTCGGTAAAAGAAAATGAGTTTATTGTTCTTGTCGGACCGTCGGGGTGCGGTAAATCGACATTGCTGCGCATGGTTGCAGGTCTTGAGACTCTCAGCGGCGGGGAAATCAGTATCGGTGAACGAGTTGTCAACAATGTTTCACCAAAGGACCGCAATGTTGCCATGGTGTTTCAGAACTATGCTCTTTATCCGCACATGACCGTTCGCGAAAATATGGGCTTTTCGCTTAAAATGCACAAAAAGAGCAAGGAAGAGATAAATTCGCGAGTTATGGACGCTGCCAGAATTCTGGAACTTGAACCTTATCTTGAACGCAAACCTTCCGAACTTTCCGGCGGACAACGCCAGCGTGTTGCCATGGGCAGAGCCATGGTGCGCAAGCCTGATGTCTTCCTCTTTGATGAACCTCTCTCAAACCTTGATGCCCAGCTCAGAACGCAAATGCGCATGGAACTGCGCAAAATGCATTTGCGCCTCCAGACTACCACCATTTACGTTACCCATGATCAGATTGAAGCCATGACTCTGGCTGATAGAATTGTAGTTTTAAAAGATGGGCATATTCAGCAGGTGGGAACTCCGGTCGAAGTCTTTGAAAGGCCGAGTAATGTTTTTGTCGCCAAATTTATAGGTAATCCGCCTATGAATATTCTTGAAGGTGTGTGCAGGGTTATTGACGGTAAAAGGTTTTTTGTCCTTGGTAAAACCAGATTTCCTATTCAGGACGGAACTGCCGAGGGGCTTAAAGATGGATCTCCGGTTCTGGCTGGACTACGCCCGGATTCTATTAAAATGGGGCAGAATATTGAGCGGCTTCCTAAAGATTGGTGGTGTCATGGGGAAGTTGTCGTTTCGGAAATTCTTGGAGCTCATTCTTTACTGGAAATTATTATCGACGGTGAAAATGAACTCATAGCGGAAGTTGAAGGGCGCGTGGTGGCTCATCCCGGTGAAATTGTTCCTATCGGTTTTGAGTTTGACCGCATGGTTCTTTTTGATCCTGAAACGAAAATTGCGCTTTACTAG
- a CDS encoding ABC transporter substrate-binding protein, with the protein MKKSLAKLCLAFAAVLLFTVPQVSQAKELSGNLEIFSWWAGDEGPALQALIKKYKEQNPNVNVIDATVTGGSGVNAKAVLKTRMLGNEPPDSFQVHSGQELIGTWVKADRMEDLTFLFKEQGWMDAFPKGLIKLIGTDKGIWSVPVTIHRSNVLWYVPANLKKWGVAAPKTWAEFLTIAPKLEKEGVVPLALAENWTVNHLWESVALASLGAEKWDALWAGKLRFDSPDVVKAWELFGKILKYTNHDASSLSWQQATDMVITGRAAFNIMGDWAAGYMSTTKKMVPGKDFGWEPSPDTAGEFMFLSDSFGLPKGAPDRDNAIAWLKIIGSKEGSDAFNPLKGSISPRMDSDLSKYNSYLQSAAADFKKDVVVGSLAHGVAANETFMGGFSRIMEMFLKTHNAQAVSKACQQLADKAKIGK; encoded by the coding sequence ATGAAAAAGTCCTTGGCGAAGTTGTGTCTGGCATTTGCCGCGGTGTTGCTGTTCACAGTTCCACAGGTCTCTCAGGCCAAAGAACTTAGCGGCAACCTTGAAATTTTTTCCTGGTGGGCCGGTGATGAAGGTCCTGCTTTGCAGGCTCTGATCAAAAAGTACAAAGAGCAGAATCCAAATGTTAATGTAATTGATGCAACCGTTACCGGCGGTTCCGGCGTAAATGCTAAAGCCGTTTTGAAGACTCGTATGCTCGGCAATGAACCTCCGGATAGTTTTCAGGTTCATTCCGGACAGGAACTCATCGGAACATGGGTTAAAGCTGACCGCATGGAAGACCTTACTTTTCTGTTTAAAGAACAGGGCTGGATGGATGCATTCCCTAAAGGTCTGATTAAACTTATCGGTACTGATAAGGGTATCTGGTCCGTACCTGTGACCATTCACCGTTCAAATGTACTTTGGTATGTTCCTGCTAATCTTAAAAAATGGGGAGTTGCAGCCCCAAAAACTTGGGCTGAGTTCTTAACCATAGCTCCTAAGCTTGAAAAAGAAGGTGTTGTTCCGTTAGCCCTCGCTGAAAACTGGACTGTTAACCATCTGTGGGAATCAGTTGCTCTTGCTTCTTTAGGTGCAGAGAAATGGGATGCTCTCTGGGCAGGAAAGCTTAGATTTGACAGCCCTGATGTTGTTAAGGCTTGGGAACTTTTCGGTAAAATTCTTAAGTACACCAATCATGATGCATCTTCACTTTCATGGCAGCAGGCAACGGATATGGTCATTACCGGTCGCGCTGCTTTCAATATCATGGGTGACTGGGCAGCCGGATATATGTCTACTACTAAAAAAATGGTTCCCGGAAAAGATTTCGGTTGGGAACCTTCTCCTGATACTGCCGGAGAATTCATGTTCCTTTCTGATTCCTTCGGACTGCCGAAAGGGGCACCTGATCGCGATAACGCCATTGCATGGCTCAAGATCATCGGTTCAAAAGAAGGCAGTGACGCATTTAACCCTCTCAAAGGTTCAATTTCACCGCGTATGGACTCTGATCTGAGCAAATACAATTCTTATTTGCAATCTGCCGCAGCAGACTTCAAAAAAGATGTAGTTGTCGGTTCATTGGCTCATGGTGTTGCCGCTAATGAAACATTCATGGGTGGTTTCTCACGTATTATGGAAATGTTCCTCAAGACTCACAATGCTCAGGCTGTATCAAAAGCCTGCCAGCAGCTTGCTGACAAAGCTAAGATCGGAAAATAG
- a CDS encoding carbohydrate ABC transporter permease, with protein sequence MREASRDRLKAFLTLLPSIILIGIFVYGFIGNTIWISMTDWGGDGALALNPELNFVGLDNYLDLFTGFLSSGFRQDLVNAVYYSVMLLAGAIGIGMFIAILLDQKPKGEDVLRTIFLYPMSLSFIVSGTIWRWLLAPQGGVNVLPTYLGLPPLTFDWTSSTKAVLEFNWQNLLQIFLYIVAFTLILVGLWALKKRPRRAIRFWLGPGVAIGAFAWLGGSMLPQALFMEETHGFNLATLGIIMATIWQYSGYTMALYLAGFHGISQDLRDAAMLDGASSTSYYRHVAIPMLKPITISAVIILSHISLKMFDIIFAMTGPDNAQTGHPALTMYMTTFRANDFAKGAAIAIVLFMVAAMFIVPYVVSQYRQRTRG encoded by the coding sequence ATGAGGGAAGCATCACGGGACAGGCTGAAAGCGTTTTTGACGCTGCTGCCGTCAATCATTTTGATCGGGATATTTGTTTATGGTTTTATAGGAAATACCATTTGGATATCCATGACAGACTGGGGTGGAGACGGAGCTTTAGCTCTGAATCCTGAGCTGAATTTTGTCGGGCTGGACAACTATCTGGATCTGTTTACAGGATTTTTATCCAGCGGTTTCAGGCAGGATCTTGTCAATGCAGTCTATTATTCCGTCATGCTTCTGGCAGGGGCTATCGGTATCGGCATGTTTATAGCCATACTGCTGGACCAGAAACCTAAGGGTGAAGATGTCCTTAGAACAATTTTTCTTTATCCAATGTCTCTGTCGTTTATCGTTTCCGGTACTATTTGGAGGTGGCTCTTGGCTCCGCAAGGCGGGGTAAACGTTTTACCAACCTATCTGGGACTGCCTCCGCTTACTTTTGATTGGACATCAAGTACTAAAGCGGTGCTTGAATTCAACTGGCAGAATCTGCTGCAAATATTTTTATACATAGTTGCCTTTACGCTTATACTCGTGGGCTTGTGGGCACTTAAGAAGCGTCCGCGCCGTGCAATCAGATTCTGGCTCGGCCCCGGTGTTGCTATCGGTGCTTTTGCGTGGCTTGGCGGAAGTATGCTTCCACAGGCTCTTTTTATGGAAGAAACACACGGGTTCAATCTGGCTACACTCGGGATAATCATGGCTACAATCTGGCAATATTCAGGCTACACTATGGCACTTTATTTAGCCGGATTTCATGGTATTTCTCAGGATTTACGGGACGCGGCAATGCTTGATGGTGCCAGCAGCACTTCTTATTACCGCCATGTTGCCATTCCAATGCTGAAGCCCATAACTATCAGCGCGGTGATCATTTTATCTCACATCTCACTTAAGATGTTTGATATTATTTTCGCCATGACCGGACCGGACAACGCTCAGACCGGGCATCCTGCACTTACCATGTATATGACAACTTTCAGGGCTAACGACTTTGCCAAAGGGGCGGCTATCGCCATTGTTCTGTTCATGGTCGCAGCCATGTTCATTGTTCCTTACGTGGTCAGCCAGTACAGACAGAGGACTAGAGGATAG
- a CDS encoding carbohydrate ABC transporter permease gives MSTTSTATANRITPGSILLYGVLILLALFFLMPAYMAVVTALKPPSEINLSTAWEFPSHFHWSSFSDAFTLLKSNIVSSVILTVCATTLSTVLGSLNGYVFSKWKFKGSELIFTLFLFGMFIPYQVILIPLFQTLRAMNLYGGLPGLILAHVVYGLPITSLIFRNFYTQIPTALIESARLDGAGFFSIYTRIVFPLSIPGFVVTSLWQVTQVWNEFLWGICLTRHADNPITVGLAQLAGGQAVSWNLPMAGSIMAAAPVLAIYIFLGRYFIRGLLAGSVKE, from the coding sequence ATGAGCACTACTTCAACTGCAACAGCAAACAGAATAACACCCGGTTCGATTTTATTGTACGGCGTACTTATTTTGCTGGCACTTTTTTTCCTTATGCCCGCATACATGGCCGTTGTTACGGCTCTTAAGCCTCCTTCTGAGATTAATTTATCAACAGCTTGGGAGTTTCCATCCCATTTTCACTGGTCCAGTTTTTCCGATGCGTTTACTCTGCTGAAATCAAATATTGTAAGTTCTGTGATTCTGACAGTTTGCGCAACAACACTTTCAACGGTGTTAGGCTCTTTAAACGGCTATGTATTTTCAAAATGGAAGTTCAAAGGCAGTGAATTAATTTTCACATTGTTCCTGTTCGGGATGTTTATTCCTTATCAGGTAATTTTGATTCCCCTTTTTCAGACACTCAGGGCTATGAATTTATACGGAGGACTCCCCGGATTGATTCTGGCTCATGTTGTTTACGGGCTGCCGATTACGTCGCTTATTTTCAGAAACTTCTATACACAAATTCCGACAGCTTTGATTGAATCTGCAAGGCTGGACGGAGCCGGGTTCTTTTCAATTTACACCCGCATTGTTTTTCCGCTTTCAATTCCTGGATTTGTTGTAACAAGCTTATGGCAGGTAACTCAGGTCTGGAATGAATTTCTTTGGGGGATATGTCTTACCCGTCATGCGGATAATCCAATTACAGTCGGACTGGCTCAACTTGCAGGCGGACAGGCCGTGAGCTGGAACCTTCCTATGGCAGGTTCTATAATGGCTGCTGCTCCTGTTCTGGCGATTTATATCTTTTTAGGCCGGTACTTTATTCGCGGACTGCTGGCAGGTTCTGTTAAGGAATAA
- a CDS encoding ABC transporter substrate binding protein, with amino-acid sequence MNNFFIITSRIKNFTFHYSQILRCSTVIFFTLLTALSAPAYAAETKHVLVLHSYHAGMSWVSNIDKAIRDTLLTPPFENLILHIEYMDTKRNHSDGYYLKLEELYKDKYQNTPISLILTSDTNAFDFMRKNGPIIFPNIPVIFCGINDFSDEMLSGTSNFTGVAEITSSKDTVETILNQLPATKEIFVVNDDLKSGRACQANIAKNLMPFKNKVSIKYNTNMSINELKNKIQSLKQGSVVLLGVYFSDREDRYFTFEKLGSMLTQDSPVPVYCLYRFNLIDGVIGGKVISGYRQGVTMSKIARRVLSGEAPKYIPVVKTGTNSFIFDWKAMRKHNIPLSTLPSESTLINKPFSFYQEYHWLVWLALLIFATLSILIFVLTKKIIELRLLRKILSISELKYRSIFDNATEGLFQVTREGKLISANYALAAMFGYESPKDMIASVNNVVKDMHAVDSDRKKILETLDEYGKITNLEFRMKRKDNTEIFVCMNARETTTQDSMIIHEGSVIDVSERKHDADNLLKEKEKVENINKALQVSMAHLRILLETMPELVWFKDTNGVYVFCNQRFERLYGASEAEIVGKTDYDFVDKDLADFFRAHDLKAMNAKIPSVNEETLTYNSDGHTEDLETIKTPILDADGNLSGVLGMARDITERKQALKELDKLRSYLSNIIDSMPSMLVGVDYEGKVILWNRTAEITTGVSPQSAQGKFLINVQPRMKSVMESVKESLKSRKPKKEQRVPYLVNGKTRYEDIIIYPLITNVIEGAVIRIDDVTERFNLEQLMVQSEKMMSVGGLAAGMAHEINNPLAAILGSAQNLKNRLSKNSQKNIEIANECEVSFENIKKYAEARNCMKLIAGIHQSGLRAANIVQDMLSFSRKSEKQLSYHNLRDLLESSLKLVMNDYNIKNNYDFKQIKIIRDYDPVIPEIQCDGNEIQQVLLNLLKNGAEAMSEKIYVGENPQFLLKLHKSGDMAFIEITDNGPGMNEETRKRILEPFYTTKPAGQGTGLGLSVSYFIITDRHKGSMEVFSEQGKWTSFVIKLPYKA; translated from the coding sequence GTGAATAATTTTTTTATAATAACATCACGAATTAAAAACTTTACATTCCACTATAGTCAGATACTGCGGTGCAGCACAGTCATATTTTTTACTTTACTTACTGCGCTGTCAGCTCCTGCATATGCGGCAGAAACCAAGCACGTACTTGTATTACATTCATACCATGCAGGGATGTCTTGGGTTTCAAACATTGATAAAGCTATTCGTGACACCCTGTTAACTCCTCCGTTTGAAAATCTTATTTTACATATTGAATATATGGATACAAAAAGGAATCACAGTGATGGATACTATTTAAAACTGGAAGAATTATACAAAGATAAATACCAAAACACACCAATATCGCTCATACTTACATCCGACACCAATGCTTTTGATTTTATGCGCAAAAATGGACCAATAATTTTCCCGAATATTCCAGTCATCTTTTGCGGTATTAATGATTTTTCTGATGAAATGCTTTCCGGCACATCAAATTTTACCGGTGTTGCAGAAATAACTTCTTCAAAAGACACTGTTGAGACAATTCTTAACCAGCTCCCAGCCACAAAAGAAATATTTGTTGTTAATGACGACCTCAAATCCGGACGGGCATGCCAAGCTAATATAGCTAAAAATCTTATGCCTTTTAAAAACAAAGTCAGCATCAAATATAATACGAACATGTCTATTAATGAATTGAAGAATAAAATTCAGTCGTTGAAACAAGGCAGTGTAGTCTTGCTTGGTGTATACTTTTCAGACCGCGAAGATAGATATTTCACTTTTGAAAAACTAGGCTCAATGCTAACGCAGGACAGCCCTGTCCCTGTATACTGTCTATATAGATTCAACCTGATAGATGGAGTAATTGGAGGAAAAGTAATCAGCGGGTATCGTCAAGGTGTTACAATGAGCAAAATTGCAAGACGTGTTTTATCCGGAGAAGCTCCTAAATATATTCCGGTTGTAAAAACAGGCACAAATTCCTTTATTTTTGATTGGAAAGCAATGAGGAAGCACAATATACCGCTATCAACGCTCCCGTCGGAGTCCACACTCATCAACAAACCGTTTTCATTCTATCAGGAATACCACTGGCTGGTATGGTTAGCACTTCTAATTTTTGCAACTTTATCAATTCTTATTTTTGTGCTGACTAAAAAAATAATAGAACTCAGGCTATTGAGGAAAATACTTAGCATCTCGGAATTAAAATACCGCTCTATTTTTGACAACGCGACAGAAGGTCTTTTCCAAGTAACCAGAGAAGGAAAACTAATTTCTGCCAACTATGCTTTGGCTGCAATGTTCGGTTATGAATCTCCAAAAGATATGATTGCTAGTGTTAATAATGTTGTAAAAGACATGCATGCAGTAGATTCCGACCGTAAAAAAATACTCGAGACATTAGATGAATATGGCAAAATCACTAATCTTGAATTCAGAATGAAGCGAAAAGATAATACTGAAATATTTGTTTGTATGAATGCCAGAGAAACAACTACACAAGACAGTATGATCATTCATGAAGGTTCGGTGATAGATGTTTCAGAAAGAAAACATGATGCTGATAATTTACTGAAAGAGAAAGAAAAAGTAGAAAATATAAATAAAGCATTGCAAGTCAGCATGGCTCATTTGCGAATATTGCTCGAAACCATGCCCGAGCTTGTGTGGTTTAAAGATACAAACGGAGTTTATGTTTTCTGCAACCAAAGATTCGAGAGATTATATGGAGCCAGTGAAGCAGAAATTGTAGGTAAAACTGATTATGATTTCGTAGATAAAGATTTGGCTGATTTTTTCAGAGCACACGATTTAAAAGCTATGAATGCTAAAATACCGTCAGTCAACGAGGAGACCCTTACATACAACAGTGACGGACATACTGAAGATCTTGAAACAATTAAAACCCCCATATTGGACGCGGATGGAAATCTTTCAGGAGTGCTTGGAATGGCTCGTGATATCACAGAGCGCAAACAGGCTCTGAAAGAACTGGATAAACTACGCAGCTATTTATCAAATATAATCGATTCGATGCCCTCAATGCTTGTAGGTGTCGACTATGAAGGCAAAGTTATTTTGTGGAATAGAACTGCTGAAATAACTACAGGAGTATCCCCGCAATCAGCGCAGGGTAAATTTCTTATAAACGTACAGCCGCGGATGAAATCGGTAATGGAAAGTGTTAAGGAAAGCCTTAAATCCCGCAAACCCAAAAAAGAACAACGAGTTCCATATCTGGTAAACGGAAAGACACGTTACGAGGATATTATAATTTATCCGTTGATAACAAATGTTATCGAAGGAGCCGTTATCCGCATTGACGATGTAACTGAACGCTTCAACCTTGAACAATTGATGGTTCAATCTGAAAAAATGATGTCTGTTGGCGGTCTTGCCGCCGGAATGGCTCATGAAATAAACAACCCGCTAGCCGCAATACTAGGTTCTGCGCAAAATCTTAAAAATAGATTAAGTAAAAATTCCCAAAAAAACATCGAAATTGCGAACGAGTGTGAAGTTTCTTTTGAAAATATTAAAAAGTACGCTGAAGCCAGAAACTGCATGAAACTTATTGCAGGGATACATCAATCCGGACTGCGTGCCGCAAACATTGTGCAGGATATGCTGAGTTTCAGCCGTAAAAGCGAAAAACAACTATCCTATCATAACCTACGGGATCTGCTGGAGAGTTCACTTAAACTGGTCATGAATGATTACAACATCAAAAACAATTATGATTTCAAACAAATAAAAATAATCAGGGACTACGATCCCGTCATTCCTGAAATACAATGTGACGGCAATGAGATTCAGCAGGTACTGCTTAACCTCCTGAAAAACGGAGCTGAAGCTATGTCAGAAAAAATTTATGTTGGCGAAAATCCTCAATTTTTGCTTAAACTGCACAAATCAGGAGACATGGCTTTTATTGAGATTACCGACAATGGCCCAGGTATGAACGAAGAAACCAGAAAGCGTATTCTTGAGCCATTCTATACAACGAAGCCTGCCGGACAAGGAACGGGCCTTGGCCTCTCCGTATCGTACTTTATCATAACGGACCGGCATAAAGGGTCCATGGAAGTGTTCTCCGAACAAGGAAAATGGACTAGCTTTGTTATTAAACTTCCTTACAAAGCGTAG
- the map gene encoding type I methionyl aminopeptidase has protein sequence MNVKTGRNDPCPCGSGKKYKKCCMGTENAEKLNLPETFLKRYNIRLKTPEQIEGIRRAGKLVMQTFDAIKDMIRPGVKTDEINQIVHEFTVKNGAIPAPLNYHGFPKSVCISPNEVICHGIPGDYTLKDGDIVNVDITSILDGYYADCNQTFFVGEPSPEARKIVDVTRECLRLGLQQAKPGNLVNDISSAIQTYAEEQGCSVVREYLGHGVGLDFHEAPNIPHFRSSWGNVPLVPGMTFTIEPMINIGGKEIQILDDKWTAVTKDGSLSAQFEQTIVITEDGFESLTPFKL, from the coding sequence ATGAACGTCAAAACAGGCCGCAACGATCCATGTCCATGCGGTAGCGGTAAAAAATATAAGAAGTGCTGTATGGGTACTGAAAATGCGGAAAAACTTAATTTGCCTGAGACCTTTCTCAAACGATATAATATCCGCTTGAAAACACCGGAACAAATAGAAGGTATTCGCCGCGCCGGTAAACTGGTTATGCAAACCTTTGATGCAATCAAAGATATGATCAGACCTGGTGTGAAAACCGATGAAATCAATCAGATAGTGCACGAGTTCACCGTTAAAAACGGGGCAATACCAGCTCCGTTAAACTATCACGGCTTTCCAAAGAGCGTTTGTATCTCTCCAAACGAGGTTATTTGTCACGGAATTCCCGGTGACTACACTCTTAAAGACGGTGACATCGTCAATGTAGATATTACAAGCATACTCGATGGTTACTACGCTGATTGCAACCAGACTTTCTTTGTCGGGGAACCTTCGCCTGAAGCACGCAAAATTGTTGATGTAACGCGCGAATGTCTGCGCTTGGGTCTGCAACAGGCCAAGCCAGGAAACTTAGTAAATGATATATCCTCTGCCATTCAGACCTATGCAGAAGAACAAGGATGCTCAGTTGTGCGCGAATATCTGGGACATGGTGTGGGACTCGACTTCCACGAAGCTCCGAACATTCCGCACTTCCGTTCCAGCTGGGGCAATGTTCCCCTCGTACCGGGAATGACATTTACCATTGAACCGATGATAAACATCGGCGGTAAAGAAATACAAATTCTGGATGATAAATGGACAGCCGTAACAAAAGACGGCTCCCTCTCCGCCCAGTTCGAACAGACAATAGTCATTACCGAAGACGGCTTTGAGAGTTTAACTCCGTTTAAGTTGTAA
- the cmr6 gene encoding type III-B CRISPR module RAMP protein Cmr6, whose amino-acid sequence MKIDLQAVHPSLLIHKLGLHALILEKPGNASLSIGKPENNGYIGDKRTVLDALTRSVQDDNFRNIYDIFYNQKWLKYLEETGALKLEAKTGSRFISGLSYGAAMHVGFSLHHTYGVPYIPGSSVKGACKAIAMMEAKESPEEDKTKQLKLINEIYGGDEGSNGEVIFLDAFPVPLTKKNSLLLDLDVITPHHTKGNSNEKGYGTSPDIEEPVPVEFAVVPEGISFTFAFICQNDENKNIEYRKQVAAHWQLACEEGFGAKTSSGYGYFELYRETKDIIKKLDPQAVMKDFKAYVLTNKSQLNNVLEKCVKYITENELPAETQKEMATFLVENLGAKTLKKKGKKGSEAALDLERLWRA is encoded by the coding sequence ATGAAAATTGATCTTCAAGCTGTTCATCCATCACTGCTAATTCATAAACTGGGATTGCACGCTCTTATCTTAGAAAAGCCGGGAAACGCCTCTCTTTCAATCGGCAAGCCCGAAAACAATGGCTATATAGGAGATAAGAGAACTGTGCTGGATGCTCTGACCAGATCAGTTCAGGATGATAATTTCAGAAATATTTATGACATTTTTTACAATCAAAAATGGCTTAAGTATCTTGAAGAAACCGGTGCACTTAAACTTGAAGCCAAAACCGGATCAAGATTTATATCGGGACTCAGCTACGGAGCAGCAATGCATGTGGGCTTTTCACTGCACCATACTTACGGCGTTCCATATATTCCAGGATCTTCTGTAAAGGGAGCCTGCAAGGCGATTGCAATGATGGAGGCAAAAGAAAGTCCAGAGGAGGATAAGACGAAACAGCTTAAACTCATAAATGAGATTTATGGAGGGGATGAGGGCAGTAACGGAGAAGTGATATTCCTGGATGCCTTCCCTGTTCCGCTGACTAAAAAAAACTCTTTGTTGTTGGATCTTGACGTAATTACGCCTCATCATACCAAAGGTAATTCAAACGAAAAAGGGTATGGAACCTCACCGGATATAGAAGAACCAGTTCCGGTTGAATTCGCAGTGGTTCCAGAAGGAATCTCCTTTACCTTCGCATTTATTTGCCAGAATGATGAAAACAAGAATATAGAATACCGAAAACAGGTGGCAGCACACTGGCAACTTGCTTGTGAAGAAGGGTTCGGAGCAAAAACATCCAGTGGATATGGATATTTTGAACTGTACAGAGAGACTAAAGATATAATCAAAAAGCTAGACCCTCAAGCTGTTATGAAAGATTTCAAAGCGTATGTACTTACCAACAAAAGCCAGCTCAACAATGTACTGGAAAAATGTGTTAAATACATAACTGAAAACGAACTTCCTGCCGAAACTCAGAAAGAAATGGCCACATTTCTTGTCGAAAATTTAGGCGCAAAAACTTTAAAGAAAAAAGGAAAAAAAGGAAGTGAAGCAGCATTGGATTTAGAAAGGCTATGGCGAGCATAG